The DNA region ATCATCAATCACgacaacaacaaacaaatcaGATCTTTGCACATTAAAGAGACATGGATTAATTAAGAACATACTTGTATCTCGTAACAAAGTAGTGAATGAAGCTCGAGACTTCAGAAATTCCTAGTTCCTTTCCAGGGCAATGTCTTGCTCCACCTCCAAAGAGTAAGAAATAGCTCATtgattccatttttttttcctgcatATTTAAATACCCAAAGAAACCCTCTATGTGAGCCTCAAGtttctaaataacaaaacaCAAGAGTACCAAAAAGAAACAGAGTTGCAAATACTAACCATCCATCTCCATGGGTTAAAGATCATTGGATCTTCATACAGAGATGTATCATAATTAATCTCTCTTGTGTAGACGTAAATTCTCCAACCTTTGGGATTAAATACCCTgcaaatatatttaaatgacACCTATTAAGTACTAATACATATATTTCATCAAGATTGC from Brassica napus cultivar Da-Ae unplaced genomic scaffold, Da-Ae ScsIHWf_2371;HRSCAF=3064, whole genome shotgun sequence includes:
- the LOC125600722 gene encoding cytochrome P450 85A2-like, which translates into the protein MIFNPWRWMEKKMESMSYFLLFGGGARHCPGKELGISEVSSFIHYFVTRYKWEEKGGEKLVVFPRVSAPKGYHLRVSPY